Proteins encoded within one genomic window of Monomorium pharaonis isolate MP-MQ-018 unplaced genomic scaffold, ASM1337386v2 scaffold_42, whole genome shotgun sequence:
- the LOC105830274 gene encoding uncharacterized protein LOC105830274: MSIKAVHLEIVSDLTSDGFLDALRRFIARQGCPEHLYSDNRTNFRGANNQLREMYACFNSKNHRDAVNKFTLEHRITWHFIPPAAPHFGGLWELMVKLFKHHLKRVIGESLYTFKQLDTFVTDIEGILNSRPITSLSSDPSNLLVLTPAHYLIGRPLTTLPEGDLTSVSANRLTVWQHVSKMRQDFWARWYLEYLNELQVRSK, translated from the coding sequence ATGTCGATAAAGGCGGTCCATCTAGAGATTGTCAGCGATCTGACCTCGGACGGTTTCCTCGACGCGCTACGGAGATTTATAGCAAGACAAGGATGCCCGGAGCATTTGTATTCCGATAACAGGACCAACTTCAGAGGTGCAAACAATCAGTTGAGAGAAATGTACGCTTGTTTTAACTCAAAGAACCATCGAGATGCCGTAAATAAGTTCACGCTCGAACATCGTATCACGTGGCATTTCATACCTCCGGCCGCGCCACATTTTGGGGGTCTTTGGGAATTGATGGTGAAACTATTCAAGCATCATCTCAAACGCGTCATAGGAGAATCCCTATATACGTTCAAACAATTAGACACGTTCGTAACTGATATAGAAGGTATTTTAAATTCTCGCCCAATCACTTCTTTATCTTCCGATCCGAGTAATTTACTAGTGCTGACACCCGCCCACTATCTCATCGGCCGACCACTAACAACGCTCCCGGAGGGAGATTTAACTTCTGTTTCAGCAAACCGATTAACTGTCTGGCAGCATGTCAGCAAGATGCGGCAAGATTTCTGGGCCCGTTGGTACCTCGAATACTTGAATGAACTCCAGGTACGCAGCAAATGA